The Desulfovibrio sp. X2 DNA window GACATGGTCTGCTCGTTGCGCACCCAGAAGCAGGCGCGATCCTTCTCCTGGGTGCAGCCGAGCTCGACGGCGCAGCCCTTGCCCGAGGCCTCGAGCGCGTTCTTGACCATGTTGCCGATGACCCGCGTGAGCAGGGCGCAGTCCGTCTCCAGGGCGAGGGCGCAGGAGCCGGGGGCGATGCGCAGGACCTTGCCCTCGGCCGCGTCGTGGCGGCGGTAGACGTCGGCCACGGCCTGCAGCACGTCGGAGGAGAGGAGCTGCACGGGCCGCACCTCGAGCTCGCCCGACTCGGCGGCCATCAGTTCGCGCTGGCTGGCGATCTCGTCCACCAGCCGCTCGAAGGAGACGTGCAGCACGCCCACGTCTGCGCGCAGGTGGGGCGGCACCTCCTCCTTGAGCATCTCCACCAGGCCGCGGAGCCCCCCGGCGGTGTTCATGATGTCGTGGAAGAAGATGCGCTCGAGCGCGCGGCGGCGGTTGTGGTGGCTGATGTCGAGGATGGTGAAGACGGTGAAGTGCTCGCCGGAGAGGTCGAAGGGCACGGCCGTGACCAGCAGGTCGAGCGCCTCGAGCAGGCTCTCCTGCCTGCGCAGCAGGTGGCATTCCTGGGTCTCCTGGTAGCCCTCGATGCTCGAGAGGATGGCGCGCACGGCGCCGCATTCGGCGCAGAACGGCGTGGTGCCGCAGCCGCCCTCGCTCTCGCTCGCGTGCACGCAGCCGAGCACCTCGCCGGGCCGCTTGCCGAGCACCTCGTCGATGCGCGCCCCGCCGGTGAGCTCGAGCAGGCTCCGGTTGGCGAAGACGATCTGGCGGTTCTCGTTCAGGACCAGGACCAGGGCGGGCAGGGAATTGACCATGTCCGTGCAGTGGTACTCCCTGAAAGCCTCGTACTGCCTCTTGAGCTCCTTCTGGCCGAGTCGCTCGGGCGGAGCGAAAAACGTCTTCACGCGGAGTTCTCCCCTCATGGTCGGACATGAACTGGAGCCTGGGGCGGTCGGGAAGAAAGGCCGTCCGCGCCGCGCCTCCAATCTGCAGCATCTTACGACATTTTGCCGACTTCGCCAAGTATTCCGCGCCCGGGAGACGCCGAAAAAGCCTTGCATTTACGAGCGGTTCAGAACATTATCCCGAATCCCGTCCGCGTCGGCCAGGGAGGAGAGAGGGGGATGACCGACGAACACGCTTTTCTGGAACTGCGCACGTTTCTCACCCCGGAGTTCGTCTTCGGCACCGGATCCGCCTGGCTTGCGGGCCGGTACTGCGAGAACCTCGGGGCGCGCCGCGTCCTTCTGGTCACCGATCCCGGGGTGCGGGAAGCGGGCTGGGCCGCCAAGGTGGAGGACAGCCTCGCCGACGACGGCATACAGGCCACGACCTTCGCGGCCGTCTCCTCCAACCCCCGCGCGGCGGAGGTCATGGACGGCGGACGGCTCTACGCGGCCGAGAGGTGCGAAGGCATCGTGGCGCTCGGCGGCGGCAGCGTCATCGACTGCGCCAAGGGCATCGCCGTGGTCGCGGGCAGCGGGCGCGACGTCCGCCGCTTCGCGGGCGTGGACAAGGTCCGCCACGCCTGCCCGCCGCTGGTCTGCATCCCCACCACCGCGGGCAGCGGCTCCGACGTCTCGCAGTTCGCGGTGATCAAGGACGAGGAGGCGGGCGGCAAGCTGATCATCGCCAGCCGCAGCGTGGTGCCCGACGCCTCCCTGGTCGATCCGCTGCTGACCGCGACCCTGCCCCGCGAGCTGACCGCGGCCTGCGGCCTGGACGCGCTCTGCCACGCACTCGAGGCCTACGTCTCCAACGCCGCCTCGCCCATGAGCGACCTCTACGCGCTGAAGGCCCTCACGCTCATCGGCCAGAGCCTGTGCGCGGCCTTTTCCAACGGCTCGGACCTGGCCGCGCGCGGCCGCATGATGCTCGGCAGCCTCTATGCCGGGCTGGCCTTCTCCAACGCCGTGCCGGGCGCGGTGCACGCCCTGGCCCACCCCGTGAGCGCAGCCCTGGACCTGCACCACGGGCGCTGCAACGCCGCGCTCCTGGAGGAGGTCATCGCCTTCAACTTCGAGGCCGCGCCGGGCCGCTACGTGGCCGCGGCGCGGGCGCTGGGCGCGGAGATGCCCGAGGACATCACGGCCGGGGCGCCGCCGGTGCTCGGCCGCGACGCCCTGCTCGCCCTGGTGCGCGGGCTCAAGGCCCGGCTCGGCGCCACGGAGCGGCTGTCCTCCCTGGGCGTGCGCCCGGAGGACCTGGACGGCCTCGCGGCCCAGGCCGAGGCCGCGCCCTACCTGCTGACCAACCCACGCCCCCTGAGCCGCGGCGATCTGGCGGAAATATATGCGCAAGCACTCTGAGCACCCCGAGGAACCGACCGCGGACTGCCCCTGCTCCGCCGCGTCCGCCGCATCCGCCACATCCCGAGCGCAAGAGGAAGCGCCGGGCGAGGACATCCGCGCCAAGCTCATGGGGCTCGGCGAGAGCTCCACGCGCAAGAGCTACTACCCCGAGCTCAAGCGCCGCCTGGAGGAGCTCGAGCGCTTCCGCGCCCTGCTCGACCAGAGCAGCGACACCATCTTTCTCGTGGACGGCACGGACGGCCACGTCATCGACGTCACCGGCTCGGCCGAGGCCATCGGCCTGTCGCGCGAGCGGCTGGTGGGGCGGAAGATCGACAGCCTGCTCACCAGCCGGGGCGCCTCCAGGCTGCGCCGCGTGCTGGTTCGGGGCGGCGGCATCGTGCACCTGGACGACGACGCCCGGATGGTCGCGGACGGCCGCGAGTCCCCGCCGCTCGAGGCCAGCGTGCGCGTGGTCGGCGTGGGCGGGCAGAAGTACGCCATGATTTCGTGCCGCGACGTCTCGGCCCAGGTGGAGGCCAGGCGCGAGATAGAGAAGGCGCGCGACGAGCTCGAGCGCCGCGTGGAGGAGCGCACCCGGGAGCTGACCGTGGCCAACCTGCTGCTGCACGAGGCCGTGCGCAAGCACAAGCGGGCAGAGGAGCGCTATCGCCGCGCCAAGGAGCAGGCCGAGGAGGCCAACCGCGCCAAGACCGAATTCCTCTCCGTGGTCTCGCACGAGCTGCGCACGCCGCTCACGGCCGTGCGCGGCTTCACCCAGATCATCGCCAAGCAGCTCGAGAAGAACATCTTCCCCCTGCTGCCGGGCGACGACGGAAAGCTCGCCCGGACCATGCAGCACATGCGCGAGAACCTGGTCATCGTGAACCTCGAGAGCCAGCGCCTCTCCGGGCTCATCAACGACCTGCTCGACATCGCCAAGCTCGAGAGCGGCCGCGTGGACTTCGCGAGGGAGCCGGTGAACATCGCCCACGTGCTCGAGCATGCCGTGCTGGCCACGGAATCCATCTTCCAGGAGGCAGGCATCCCCCTCGTCCTCTCCGTGGCCCAGGACATGCCCCCGGTGCTCGGCGACTACGACCGGCTCATCCAGGTCGTGGTCAACCTCCTGTCCAACGCCGTGAAGTTCTGCGACGACAAGGAGGTCCGCTGCGAGGGCTGGGTCGGCAGGGAGCACATCCTGGTCTGCGTCACGGACAGCGGTCCGGGGATTGCCGAAGAGTACCAGGAAAAGATATTCGAGAAGTTCGTCCAGGCCGGAGACAGCCTCACGGGACGCCCCAAGGGCACGGGGCTCGGCCTGGCCATCAGCCGCCAGATCGTGGAACGCCACGGCGGCCACATCTGGGTGGAGAGCCAGCCCGGCGCGGGCAGCTCGTTCTGCTTCAACCTGCCGGTCATCGCGCCCCCGGCCGCACACGACGGCGGGGACGGGAACGGCGATCACCAGGAGCCCGTATGAGCGACAACCCCCTATCCCCCGAGACCCTGGCCCTGCACGCGGGCCACACGCCGGACTGCGCCACCCACGCGCGCGCGGTGCCCATCTACCAGACCACGAGCTACACCTTCGATTCCGTGCAGCACGCCGCGGATCTCTTCGCCCTGCGCACGCCGGGCTACATCTACACGCGGATCATGAACCCGACCACGGACGTGCTGGAGAGCCGCCTGGCCGCCCTGCACGGCGCCGCGGGCGCCTGCGCCGCGGCCTCGGGCATGGCCGCCATCTTCAACGCCGTGTGCACCATCGCCGCGGCCGGGCAGAACATCGTCACCGGCTCGAACCTCTACGGCGGCACGCACACCCTCTTCGCCCACACCTTGAAACGCTTCGGCATCGAGGCGCGCTTCGTGGACTCCTCGGACCCGAGGAACTTCGCCGAGGCCATCGACGCGAAGACGCGGCTCGTCTACACCGAGTCCATCGGCAACCCGCGCTGCAACGTGGACGACATCGCCGGGATCGCGGCCGTGGCCCACGACCACGGCCTGCCCTTCATCGTGGACAACACCGTGGCCCCGCCGCCGCTCTTCAACCCCTTCGACCACGGCGCGGACATCGTGGTCTACTCCCTGACCAAGATGATCGGCGGCCACGGCACGGCCATCGGCGGCGCGGTCGTGGACGGCGGCCGCTTCGACTGGCTGGCGGGCAACCGCTACCCCGAGATCACCGACCCGGACCCGGCCTACCACGGCCTCAAGTTCGCGGAAATCTTCTGCTCCCTGCCGGACGGCGAAAAGGCCTGCCCGGCCTACATCCTGAAGCTGCGCACGACCATGCTGCGCGACGTGGGCGCCTGCCTCGCGCCCATGAACAGCTTCCTCCTCCTGCAGGGGCTCGAGACCCTGCCCATGCGCGCCCGCGCGCACGTGGCGAACGCGGCCAAGGTGGCGGAGCACCTCTCCACCCACCCGGCCGTGGCCTGGGTGAACTACGCGGGGCTGCCCTCGCACCCGGACTTCGAGCGCGCCAGGCGCTTCCTCCCCCTCGGCCCGGGCGCGGTCTTCGGCTTCGGGCTCAAGGGCGGATTCGAGGCCGGAAAACGCTTCATCGAGTCCGTGAAGCTCTGCTCGCACCTGGCGAACATCCTGGACGCCAAGACCCTCGTCATCCACCCGGCCTCCACCACGCACTCCCAGCTCACGCCCGAGGAGCTTAAAAAGGCCGGGGTCATGCCGGAGATGATCCGCATCTCCGTGGGGCTCGAGAGCGCCGAGGACATCATCGCCGACCTGGACCAGGCGCTGGGCCGGTAGGCGGCCCGGAGGGCAGGAGTGAAAAAATTCGAGAGGCCCGGCCGCCAGTGAATTCCAGCCCGGGGGCCACGATCTTGCGTGGACTTTTTTCAGGCTGAAGATGGTGCATTTGTCACATTTCGAGCCTATAGTGCCGCGTCGATCCGGGGCATGCGTGTCTCCGAGAACCATCAATACCACACCGTCAACAGGGAGTGTCGCAATGAAAAGAACCATCGCGCTGGCAGCCGTCCTGATCTTCGTCCTGGCCGCTTCGGCCCAGGCCGCGACCCTGAGGCTCCTGACCTGGAAGGGCTACGCCCCCGAGGAGCTGGTGCAGAAGTTCGAGAAGGAGACGGGCATCACGGTGGAGGTGACCTACTCCAACAACGAGGAGATGATCGCCAAGCTGCGCGCCACGCGCGGCGCGGGCTTCGACCTGGCCCAGCCGAGCCAGGACCGCATCTCCTCGGTGCAGAAAGAGTTCAAGATCTACAAGCCCATCGACTACAAGAAGATCGACAAGGCGCTCTTCATCCCCTCCATGCTCGAGGCCGTGAAGAGGAACACCCTGGTCGACGGCAAGTCCTACGCCGTGCCCTTCTGCTGGGGCACCTCCGGCCTCATCGTGAACAAGGACAAGGCCCCGGGCGTTGACAGCTACAAGGCCCTGCTCGATCCCAAGTACAAGGGCCGCGTGAGCTACCGCCTGAAGCGCCCGACCCTCATCGCCATGGGCTTCGCCCTGGGCTACGATCCCTTCGCCCTGTACTCCAGCCCCGAGAAGTACAAGGCCATGCTGGACAAGATCGAGGACACCCTGATCAAGGCCAAGCCCATCGTCCAGAACTACTGGGCCAACGGCGACGCCCTGCTGCAGTCCATGCGCTCGGGCGAGGTCACCGTGGCCATGGCCTGGGACAACGGCGGCTGGAAGCTGCACGCCGAGAACCCGGCCATCGACTTCGTGGCCCCCAAGGAAGGCGCCCTCGGCTGGATCGACACCTTCGCCATCCCGGCCAAGTCCGAGAACCTGGACGCCGCCTACAAGTGGATCAACTTCATGATGAAGCCCGAGAACGCGGGCTACTTCACGACCAAGGAGAACACCCCCACGGCCTCCGAGGGCGCGGGCAAGTTCGTGGCCCCCGATGTGCAGGCCAACTTCGACCGCTGCTTCCCCAAGTCCGTGATCGACAACATCAAGTGGTACCCGCCCGTCCCGGCCCAGCTGGAGGCCATGGAGGGCAAGGTGCTCGACAAGATCAAGGCCGCGGAGTAACGGCCTGACGCATCGGACGATGCATCAGGCAGACGCGCGACCGAGGCGGGCGGGGACGGCACCGTCCCCGCCCCCGCGTTTCGTCCCGGCGGCGCGCACGACGCGCCGCCCGATTTTCGCCCGACCTTCGCCAACCTCTGCAGACGCCCCATGGACGCCCTCTCAATGGACAAAAGCAACGATCTCTCCATCCGCAGCCTGGTCAAGCGCTTCGAGGCCTTCACCGCCGTGGACGACGTCTCCTTCGACGTGCCCACGGGCTCCTTCTTCTCCATCCTCGGCCCGTCCGGCTGCGGCAAGACCACGCTCCTGCGCATGGTCGCAGGCTTCGAGTCGCCCACCTCGGGCGAGATAGAGATCCGCGGCAGGAGCATGCTCGGGGTGCCGCCCAACAAGCGGCCCGTGAACCTGGTCTTCCAGCACCTGGCGCTCTTCCCGATGATGACCGTGGCCGAGAACATCGCCTTCGGGCTCAGGCGCCGCGGCGTGAAGGGCGGGGAGATCAGGAGGCGCGTGGAGACCATGCTCGAGCGCGTGGGGCTGCCGGGCTACGGCGAGAAGCGCGTGAGCCAGCTCTCGGGCGGACAGAAGCAGCGCGTGGCCATCGCCCGCTGCCTGGTGCTCGAGCCCTCGGTGCTGCTCCTGGACGAGCCGCTGGGCGCGCTGGACCTGAAGCTGCGCGAGCAGATGAAGGTCGAGCTCAAGAAGCTGCAGGCCAAGGTGGGCACCACCTTCATCTACATCACCCACGACCAGTCCGAGGCCCTGGTCATGTCCGACCGCGTGGCAGTCATGAACCGCGGCCGCTTCGAGCAGGTGGGCACGCCCCAGGAGCTCTACGCAGAGCCCAGGACACCCTTCGTGGCCCGCTTCGTGGGCGAGAACAACGTCTGGTCGGGCGACGTGGTGGACTGCAGGCCGGACGGCGTGTCCATCCGCACGGACGAGGGCTACGTCTTCAAGGCGCGCACCGCGGAGGACTGCGCGCTCGGCACCCGGGCCGACCTCTTCCTCAGGCCCGAGGCCATGCGCATCGAGCCGCGCGAGGCCGAGGGGCTGAACACCTTCAAGGTCACGGTCAAGGCCATCCTCTTCGACGGCGCCAACAGCCGCCTGCTCACGGTCACGCAGGAGGAGCACGAGCTGCTCGTGACCCTGCCCCAGAACCGCCGCTTCGACCATCTGGCGCCCGGCCACGAGATCGCCGTGGGCTGGCATCCGGAGTCCGGCATCTGCTTCAGCGCCAGGGACGCGTCATGAAGGGCTCGCGCCTGGCCTTCTGGATCTTTCTCGCGCCGGTGCTCTGCTGGCTCTTCCTGCTCATCGTGCTGCCGCACATGGACCTGCTGCTCATGAGCCTGCGCGGCACGAACGACCTGGGCGAGCCCGCCTGGACGCTCGCCAACTACATGAATTTCTTCAACGAGCCCATCTACTGGCTGACCTTCGTGCGCACCGCGTCCTACGCCGTGCTGACCACGCTGATCACCTTCCTGCTGGCCATGCCCGTGGCCTTCTACATCGCCAAGGTGGCCCACCCCAGGGCGCGCGGCGCGCTGCTCGTCATGCTCCTGCTGCCGTTTTGGGTCAGCGAGCTCGTGCGCGTCTACGGCTGGATGATCCTCCTGCGCGAGTCCGGGGTGCTGAACTACTTCCTGGTCAGGCTCGGCATCCTGCACCGGCCGGTGGAGATGCTCTACAACGACGCGACCATGATCATGGGGCTCGTCTACACCTCCATGCTGTTCATGATCGTGCCGCTGGTCTCGGTCATGGAGAGTCTGGACGACAGCCTCATCGAGGCCGCCCACGACCTGGGCGCGAGCGCCCCGGTCATCTGGCGCGAGATCATCATCCCGCACTGCAAGCCCGGCATCACCTCGGGCGCCATCGTGGTCTTCATGCTCACGCTCGGCAACTACCTGACGCCCAACCTCATGGGCGGCAAGAACTCGCTGTGGTTCACCGAGCAGATCTACAACCAGTTCATCGCCAGCTTCAACTGGAACCAGGGCGCGGCCTTCGGCTTCCTGCTCCTGCTCTTAAGCTCCTGCATCATCTGGCTCGGGCTCAGGCTCACGCGCCAGAAGCTCGGGGAGGTGGCCGCATGATCCGCAGCCTGCCCACATCCAAGGCCTACGACTGGTCGTACCTGGCCTTCATCGTCCTCTACTTCGTCTTCCTCTTCGCGCCGCTCCTCGTCACCTGCGTGCTGGCCTTCAACAACTCGGACTTCCCGGCCCTGCCCTGGAAGGGCTTCTCGCTGGACTGGTTCACGGCCGCCGGGCCGGACCGCGTGGGCATCTTCCACGACGCCCAGAACCTGCGCGCCATCTGGACGAGCTTCCGCACCGCCTTCTTCGTCTCCATCCTGTCCACCGTGGTGGGCACCTGCGCCAGCTTCCTCTTCGAGCAGGAGGATTTCCGCTTCAAGGGCGCGCTCTACTTCCTGATGCTCGCGCCGCTGGTCATCCCGGGCGTCATCCTCGGCATCTCCATCCTGCTCGCGGCCAACTCCGCGGGCACCTTCCTGGACGACAACTTCGGCCTGGACTTCTCGCTCTTCCGCCCGAGCTTCTGGCTCGTGGTCGTGGGCCAGTTCTCGTTCATCACCACCTTCGTCACCCTGGTGGTCTCGGCGAGGCTCAAGAAGTTCGACCGTTCCCTGGAGGAGGCGGCGCTGAACCTCGGCGCCACGCGCCTTCAGGTCGTCTGGTACATCACCCTGCGCTTCCTGCGCCCGGCCATCGTGGGCGCGGCGGCGGTGGCCTTCCTCATGAGCTTCGAGAACTTCAACACCACCCTCTTCCTGGTCGGCTCCGAGCCCACCCTGCCCATCAACCTCTACCTCCAGGTACGCGACGGCAGCACGCCGGTGATCAACGCCATCTCGCTGCTGCTCATCGTGGGCACCTCCTGCCTGGTCCTGCTGAACCTCTTCTTCAGCCGCGGCAAGGAAGACTAGCCGCGGCCACGCCAGCGGGAAACGAGGACCTTTTCATGCACGCCGACACGCCCCTGGCCGCGCTCCTCTCGCGCGGCCGCCTCGTCTGCGCCCACCGCGGCGCGCGCTCCCTGGCCCCGGAGAACACCATGCCCGCCGCAGAGGCGGCGCTCGGGGCGCGGGCGGACATGTGGGAGATGGACGTGCAGCGCACGTCCGACGGACAGCTGGTGGTCTTTCACGACGACACGCTCGAGCGCACCACGAACGTGGCCGAGCGGCCCGAGTTCGCCGCGCGCGCGCCCTGGCCGGTCGCGGCCTTCAGCCTGGCCGAGCTCAGGGGCCTGGACGCGGGCTCGTGGTTCGCCGCGCGCGACCCGCACGGCGCCGTGGCCGCGGGCGAGGTGGACGCGGCCGCGCTCAAGGCCGGGCGCGGGGCGAGGATCCCGCTGCTCGCCGAGGCGCTGGCCTTCACCGTGCGCCGCGGCCTGGCCATGAACCTCGAGATCAAGGACCAGATCCACGCGCCCGGGGACCTCTCCATCGTGCCCCAGGTGCTGGACGCGGTGCGCGCTGCCGGGGCCGAGGGGCTCGTCCTCCTCTCCTCCTTCAACCACACGTACGTGGCCGAGGCCGTGCGGCTCGCGCCCGCGCTCCCCTGCGGCGCCCTCGTGGAAGAGCGCCACGCGGCCGGGGGCGACGCGGCGAGCATCGCGGCCTACCTGAAGGAGCTGGGCGCAGCGGCCTACCACCCGGACGACGAGATAACGGACCTCGACCTCGTGCGCGGCCTCTTTGAGCACGGCGTCCTGGTCAACCTCTACACGGTCAACGACATGGCCCGCGCCCTGGCCCTTTTCGAGGCGGGCGCGACCACGGTCATCACGGACTACCCGCA harbors:
- a CDS encoding iron-containing alcohol dehydrogenase, yielding MTDEHAFLELRTFLTPEFVFGTGSAWLAGRYCENLGARRVLLVTDPGVREAGWAAKVEDSLADDGIQATTFAAVSSNPRAAEVMDGGRLYAAERCEGIVALGGGSVIDCAKGIAVVAGSGRDVRRFAGVDKVRHACPPLVCIPTTAGSGSDVSQFAVIKDEEAGGKLIIASRSVVPDASLVDPLLTATLPRELTAACGLDALCHALEAYVSNAASPMSDLYALKALTLIGQSLCAAFSNGSDLAARGRMMLGSLYAGLAFSNAVPGAVHALAHPVSAALDLHHGRCNAALLEEVIAFNFEAAPGRYVAAARALGAEMPEDITAGAPPVLGRDALLALVRGLKARLGATERLSSLGVRPEDLDGLAAQAEAAPYLLTNPRPLSRGDLAEIYAQAL
- a CDS encoding O-acetylhomoserine aminocarboxypropyltransferase/cysteine synthase family protein, coding for MSDNPLSPETLALHAGHTPDCATHARAVPIYQTTSYTFDSVQHAADLFALRTPGYIYTRIMNPTTDVLESRLAALHGAAGACAAASGMAAIFNAVCTIAAAGQNIVTGSNLYGGTHTLFAHTLKRFGIEARFVDSSDPRNFAEAIDAKTRLVYTESIGNPRCNVDDIAGIAAVAHDHGLPFIVDNTVAPPPLFNPFDHGADIVVYSLTKMIGGHGTAIGGAVVDGGRFDWLAGNRYPEITDPDPAYHGLKFAEIFCSLPDGEKACPAYILKLRTTMLRDVGACLAPMNSFLLLQGLETLPMRARAHVANAAKVAEHLSTHPAVAWVNYAGLPSHPDFERARRFLPLGPGAVFGFGLKGGFEAGKRFIESVKLCSHLANILDAKTLVIHPASTTHSQLTPEELKKAGVMPEMIRISVGLESAEDIIADLDQALGR
- a CDS encoding ABC transporter ATP-binding protein; amino-acid sequence: MDKSNDLSIRSLVKRFEAFTAVDDVSFDVPTGSFFSILGPSGCGKTTLLRMVAGFESPTSGEIEIRGRSMLGVPPNKRPVNLVFQHLALFPMMTVAENIAFGLRRRGVKGGEIRRRVETMLERVGLPGYGEKRVSQLSGGQKQRVAIARCLVLEPSVLLLDEPLGALDLKLREQMKVELKKLQAKVGTTFIYITHDQSEALVMSDRVAVMNRGRFEQVGTPQELYAEPRTPFVARFVGENNVWSGDVVDCRPDGVSIRTDEGYVFKARTAEDCALGTRADLFLRPEAMRIEPREAEGLNTFKVTVKAILFDGANSRLLTVTQEEHELLVTLPQNRRFDHLAPGHEIAVGWHPESGICFSARDAS
- a CDS encoding PAS domain-containing sensor histidine kinase, with protein sequence MRKHSEHPEEPTADCPCSAASAASATSRAQEEAPGEDIRAKLMGLGESSTRKSYYPELKRRLEELERFRALLDQSSDTIFLVDGTDGHVIDVTGSAEAIGLSRERLVGRKIDSLLTSRGASRLRRVLVRGGGIVHLDDDARMVADGRESPPLEASVRVVGVGGQKYAMISCRDVSAQVEARREIEKARDELERRVEERTRELTVANLLLHEAVRKHKRAEERYRRAKEQAEEANRAKTEFLSVVSHELRTPLTAVRGFTQIIAKQLEKNIFPLLPGDDGKLARTMQHMRENLVIVNLESQRLSGLINDLLDIAKLESGRVDFAREPVNIAHVLEHAVLATESIFQEAGIPLVLSVAQDMPPVLGDYDRLIQVVVNLLSNAVKFCDDKEVRCEGWVGREHILVCVTDSGPGIAEEYQEKIFEKFVQAGDSLTGRPKGTGLGLAISRQIVERHGGHIWVESQPGAGSSFCFNLPVIAPPAAHDGGDGNGDHQEPV
- a CDS encoding ABC transporter permease, giving the protein MIRSLPTSKAYDWSYLAFIVLYFVFLFAPLLVTCVLAFNNSDFPALPWKGFSLDWFTAAGPDRVGIFHDAQNLRAIWTSFRTAFFVSILSTVVGTCASFLFEQEDFRFKGALYFLMLAPLVIPGVILGISILLAANSAGTFLDDNFGLDFSLFRPSFWLVVVGQFSFITTFVTLVVSARLKKFDRSLEEAALNLGATRLQVVWYITLRFLRPAIVGAAAVAFLMSFENFNTTLFLVGSEPTLPINLYLQVRDGSTPVINAISLLLIVGTSCLVLLNLFFSRGKED
- a CDS encoding ATP-binding protein, translated to MKTFFAPPERLGQKELKRQYEAFREYHCTDMVNSLPALVLVLNENRQIVFANRSLLELTGGARIDEVLGKRPGEVLGCVHASESEGGCGTTPFCAECGAVRAILSSIEGYQETQECHLLRRQESLLEALDLLVTAVPFDLSGEHFTVFTILDISHHNRRRALERIFFHDIMNTAGGLRGLVEMLKEEVPPHLRADVGVLHVSFERLVDEIASQRELMAAESGELEVRPVQLLSSDVLQAVADVYRRHDAAEGKVLRIAPGSCALALETDCALLTRVIGNMVKNALEASGKGCAVELGCTQEKDRACFWVRNEQTMSESTRLNVFKRSFSTKGAGRGLGTYSMKLLGERYLGGEVSFSSNGAGTVFTLRLPFSRRSGQSPGQSPDQSPGLPPGSSDPSGSPR
- a CDS encoding ABC transporter permease; amino-acid sequence: MKGSRLAFWIFLAPVLCWLFLLIVLPHMDLLLMSLRGTNDLGEPAWTLANYMNFFNEPIYWLTFVRTASYAVLTTLITFLLAMPVAFYIAKVAHPRARGALLVMLLLPFWVSELVRVYGWMILLRESGVLNYFLVRLGILHRPVEMLYNDATMIMGLVYTSMLFMIVPLVSVMESLDDSLIEAAHDLGASAPVIWREIIIPHCKPGITSGAIVVFMLTLGNYLTPNLMGGKNSLWFTEQIYNQFIASFNWNQGAAFGFLLLLLSSCIIWLGLRLTRQKLGEVAA
- a CDS encoding glycerophosphodiester phosphodiesterase family protein, yielding MHADTPLAALLSRGRLVCAHRGARSLAPENTMPAAEAALGARADMWEMDVQRTSDGQLVVFHDDTLERTTNVAERPEFAARAPWPVAAFSLAELRGLDAGSWFAARDPHGAVAAGEVDAAALKAGRGARIPLLAEALAFTVRRGLAMNLEIKDQIHAPGDLSIVPQVLDAVRAAGAEGLVLLSSFNHTYVAEAVRLAPALPCGALVEERHAAGGDAASIAAYLKELGAAAYHPDDEITDLDLVRGLFEHGVLVNLYTVNDMARALALFEAGATTVITDYPQRLRAALEAQG
- a CDS encoding extracellular solute-binding protein, whose amino-acid sequence is MKRTIALAAVLIFVLAASAQAATLRLLTWKGYAPEELVQKFEKETGITVEVTYSNNEEMIAKLRATRGAGFDLAQPSQDRISSVQKEFKIYKPIDYKKIDKALFIPSMLEAVKRNTLVDGKSYAVPFCWGTSGLIVNKDKAPGVDSYKALLDPKYKGRVSYRLKRPTLIAMGFALGYDPFALYSSPEKYKAMLDKIEDTLIKAKPIVQNYWANGDALLQSMRSGEVTVAMAWDNGGWKLHAENPAIDFVAPKEGALGWIDTFAIPAKSENLDAAYKWINFMMKPENAGYFTTKENTPTASEGAGKFVAPDVQANFDRCFPKSVIDNIKWYPPVPAQLEAMEGKVLDKIKAAE